One window of Haloarcula salinisoli genomic DNA carries:
- a CDS encoding PD-(D/E)XK nuclease family protein → MNKSSIEHQLADIRRQLSETESLPLPTLEIIGQSQQERYWQSLLVYFLDPDSPHGFGSDVLTAFLEAISSHPNIAFDTPVHDATRVTIQSEVPTGSGPVDLLLALDDEWFLCIELKVASPETGDQTVRYASAPTIGDIVVSEHAGTAEYVYLAPETAQAPSSEEFVDVSWRHVVDQLEDVLHDGQGQYPAKSSAQLADYLDTIKRTLNMTNLDGISTETALYTEHFELIDQLTEAYEADKQRLFQALEEAFFAATDVDPADWTVNNRGTNYINFYKNAWQNLDTGTSIEYEPHVHLKRDQPRIWLRLDIEHGNKQTIREEFRALLSDEELATLEANGWDIVDGTYAYFAKSVPIDFESPNESVQRATQELHQLGTVVEPHIDEVAAAHRHE, encoded by the coding sequence GTGAACAAATCTAGCATCGAGCACCAATTAGCGGACATTCGGCGACAACTAAGCGAAACCGAATCGCTGCCTCTCCCAACGTTGGAGATTATCGGGCAGTCACAGCAGGAGCGTTACTGGCAGTCATTGCTCGTGTACTTTCTTGACCCCGACAGCCCCCATGGGTTCGGGTCGGATGTCCTAACAGCATTCTTGGAGGCGATTTCGTCTCATCCAAACATAGCATTCGATACGCCTGTGCACGACGCGACACGGGTCACCATCCAATCGGAAGTACCCACAGGGAGCGGTCCTGTTGATTTGTTACTAGCACTCGATGACGAGTGGTTCCTCTGTATCGAACTCAAAGTCGCCTCGCCGGAGACAGGCGACCAGACGGTTCGCTACGCATCGGCGCCAACCATTGGTGACATCGTGGTGAGTGAGCATGCTGGTACGGCCGAGTATGTGTATCTCGCACCTGAAACCGCTCAAGCACCTTCCTCCGAGGAGTTCGTCGATGTCTCTTGGCGACACGTCGTCGATCAGCTTGAGGACGTACTCCACGACGGACAGGGGCAGTATCCAGCGAAGAGTAGCGCACAACTCGCCGATTACCTCGATACGATCAAACGAACACTGAACATGACTAACTTAGACGGCATCTCCACGGAGACGGCATTGTACACCGAACACTTTGAACTGATTGACCAGCTCACAGAGGCCTATGAAGCTGACAAACAACGACTCTTCCAGGCACTTGAGGAGGCGTTTTTCGCTGCGACGGATGTTGACCCAGCAGACTGGACGGTCAACAACCGCGGGACAAACTATATCAATTTTTACAAAAACGCTTGGCAGAACTTGGATACAGGTACGTCTATCGAGTACGAACCACACGTACACCTGAAGCGCGACCAGCCACGGATTTGGCTCCGACTCGACATTGAGCACGGTAATAAACAGACTATCCGTGAGGAGTTTCGTGCGTTGCTGAGCGACGAGGAGCTGGCAACACTGGAAGCGAATGGGTGGGACATCGTCGATGGTACCTATGCTTATTTCGCCAAGTCAGTGCCTATCGATTTCGAGTCTCCAAACGAGTCGGTTCAACGGGCCACGCAGGAACTGCACCAACTCGGTACTGTCGTTGAGCCACACATTGACGAGGTCGCGGCGGCTCACCGGCACGAGTGA
- a CDS encoding DUF7680 family protein, with the protein MSHGIAEGNSFAFTTGAYGNRPTFVLTRNRVDDQHEISLYELAPHDIATARRDRFERTGKSVTISVCELDEAIVGDSSPSELPGSDDTAYDWDDWCAIRIATLRSGAFSEVSYLIEATFRDLDLDPETVCTGDPASVSLPEAAGVRLSIAFRAMKPMRRRDRLREVAKGIDQMSLGECYYWHAKARSPSSPSGTKALRVLLADHI; encoded by the coding sequence ATGAGCCACGGGATAGCAGAGGGCAATTCGTTCGCCTTCACCACCGGTGCATACGGGAATCGGCCCACGTTCGTCTTGACGCGGAACCGGGTTGACGACCAGCACGAAATATCGCTGTATGAGCTGGCTCCCCATGATATCGCGACCGCTCGCCGGGACCGGTTCGAGAGGACCGGCAAATCTGTGACCATCTCAGTGTGCGAGCTAGACGAGGCTATCGTCGGTGATAGCTCTCCGTCTGAACTCCCTGGAAGCGACGATACGGCATACGACTGGGATGACTGGTGTGCGATTCGTATTGCCACGCTGCGTAGTGGAGCGTTCAGTGAGGTGAGTTACCTCATTGAAGCCACTTTCCGCGATCTGGATCTCGATCCCGAGACAGTCTGTACAGGAGACCCAGCAAGCGTGAGTCTTCCCGAAGCGGCCGGGGTTCGGCTTTCGATTGCGTTCCGTGCCATGAAGCCGATGCGCCGCCGGGACCGTCTCCGAGAAGTGGCGAAAGGCATCGACCAGATGAGCCTGGGTGAGTGCTACTACTGGCACGCCAAAGCTCGCTCACCCTCCTCTCCCAGTGGTACGAAAGCGCTCCGCGTCCTGCTCGCCGATCATATCTAA
- a CDS encoding DUF1156 domain-containing protein, with amino-acid sequence MSEQSFTDEEGVPDNVAIESKLPLNAIDIESQKDMESGRYHSLRSLHKWFAARPTPAVRLAVLASVYPGEIDSDELLRLMKIGPKELDSGLAEFVENKFTEEKGSGTLDDHYGYPNPNTQSPTKAEIEKLQGTLREAWGGDLPTILDPTAGRGIIPFEAIRYGLPAKANELNPVPSLILKAGLEYAPKVGSLDPDIREWRDKIHETAKENIEPYYPTEEPDRQILNSALTYIIQCDSCGGEIPLVSKWWLNKDSDGGDVTVPVYEDGAVRYTYSRVESSPDGFDPDEGPLRGESAECPHCGVINQQESVQQKIKSEDFEFSIYGVNYETATGERKYRAGNELDEQGMAKAAERVESDFDLLTFLSEPVDVSSRISDPSSYGMEEWRDIFTPRQLVVQYEFYKSFEQFKPEIRSEYDDETANALLTVLTLSASRSMNYNTRLNQWRDLFGYGSHLFTDNNLILKKMSVDNNLSAPRRGYRKHSDHVIDSYETLVSYVTDMEPADVLSSDAADLTSHWEPGSVDAAIVDPPYYSSIMYAELSDVFYVIQKEYLEDVHPEIYGSNLTDKDNEAVANPYRFEEIADDEQSKDDLADEHYESKMEEIFAEVQELLSPGGVMTVMFTHREMDAWDTLTSALISAGFTITATHPIKTEMSDRIGVQGKASADSSIFLVARKEEAQSPSRTLWEEVQDDIRQAARDQAEEILDSGYNISKTDTAIAAYGPTLQKYAEEYPVVNKKGEEIRPREALSQAREAVTGVLAERFLKTDGIEQIDSLSRWYILSWLIYENDTIPYDEARQLGVAANVDIDNIKRSTKIWGKSGKDIQLKDHTDRVQDIVMLKSDSADNPSSRKYPVNPTDTRFTYNIDAVHSAIHVYEREGARAAWQWLSDRNLKSNREFEVTVTALLEVLPAESDMRETLVNLVSGETGDYLDINLSHIDMTKEGQTELSDHQ; translated from the coding sequence ATGTCTGAGCAATCATTCACCGACGAAGAGGGTGTACCAGATAACGTCGCCATCGAGTCGAAGCTACCCTTGAATGCAATCGACATCGAGAGCCAGAAAGACATGGAGTCGGGGCGCTACCACTCCCTCCGGAGCCTCCACAAGTGGTTTGCCGCCCGGCCGACGCCGGCAGTCCGGCTCGCCGTTCTCGCATCGGTGTATCCGGGTGAGATCGACTCCGACGAACTCCTCCGGCTGATGAAGATCGGGCCGAAGGAACTCGACAGCGGTCTCGCAGAGTTCGTCGAGAACAAGTTCACCGAGGAGAAGGGGAGCGGCACCCTCGACGACCACTACGGCTATCCGAACCCCAACACGCAGTCGCCGACAAAGGCGGAGATCGAGAAGCTGCAGGGAACGCTCCGGGAGGCGTGGGGCGGGGACCTGCCGACGATCCTCGATCCGACTGCTGGCCGAGGCATCATCCCCTTCGAGGCGATCCGCTATGGCCTCCCGGCGAAGGCCAACGAACTGAACCCCGTCCCGTCGCTCATCCTGAAAGCGGGGCTGGAGTATGCGCCGAAGGTCGGGTCACTCGACCCAGATATTCGGGAGTGGCGAGACAAGATCCACGAGACAGCCAAGGAGAACATCGAGCCATACTACCCGACGGAGGAGCCGGACCGGCAGATCCTGAACTCCGCCCTCACATACATCATCCAGTGTGATTCCTGTGGAGGGGAGATTCCACTCGTCTCGAAGTGGTGGCTGAACAAGGACTCCGACGGTGGAGATGTTACAGTACCAGTATACGAAGATGGAGCAGTTCGCTATACGTATTCTCGGGTAGAGAGTTCTCCAGACGGATTTGATCCTGATGAAGGTCCTCTTCGAGGAGAAAGTGCCGAGTGTCCTCACTGTGGGGTCATCAACCAACAGGAAAGCGTACAGCAGAAGATCAAAAGTGAAGACTTCGAATTCAGCATATACGGAGTAAACTACGAAACAGCCACAGGAGAGCGCAAATATAGAGCAGGGAACGAACTTGATGAACAGGGGATGGCAAAGGCAGCCGAGAGAGTCGAATCTGACTTTGACCTTCTAACCTTCCTGAGTGAGCCGGTTGACGTGAGTAGCCGGATCAGTGATCCCAGTAGTTATGGAATGGAAGAATGGCGAGACATATTCACCCCTCGGCAACTCGTAGTCCAGTACGAATTTTATAAATCATTCGAGCAGTTCAAACCAGAGATTCGTAGTGAGTACGATGATGAGACGGCAAATGCCCTCCTAACAGTACTCACTCTGTCTGCGAGCAGGTCTATGAACTACAACACTCGACTGAACCAGTGGCGAGACCTATTCGGCTACGGTAGCCACCTCTTCACCGATAATAACCTCATTCTGAAGAAAATGTCTGTGGACAACAACTTGTCTGCGCCACGGCGAGGATATCGGAAGCACTCCGACCATGTTATCGATTCTTATGAGACCCTCGTTTCTTACGTGACTGACATGGAGCCGGCTGATGTGCTCTCTTCGGATGCTGCCGATCTGACCTCTCACTGGGAGCCGGGAAGCGTAGATGCAGCAATCGTGGATCCGCCGTACTACAGCAGTATCATGTACGCGGAACTCTCGGACGTGTTCTATGTTATCCAGAAGGAGTATCTGGAAGACGTCCACCCCGAGATTTACGGGTCGAATCTCACCGACAAAGACAACGAGGCGGTGGCGAACCCGTATCGGTTTGAGGAGATCGCCGACGACGAGCAGTCGAAGGATGATCTCGCAGACGAACACTACGAGAGCAAGATGGAGGAGATCTTCGCAGAGGTGCAGGAACTCCTCAGCCCCGGCGGCGTGATGACCGTCATGTTCACCCACCGGGAGATGGACGCGTGGGACACCCTCACCTCCGCGCTCATCAGTGCGGGGTTCACCATCACGGCCACTCACCCCATCAAGACGGAGATGTCCGACCGGATCGGCGTCCAGGGGAAAGCCAGCGCCGACAGTTCCATCTTCCTCGTCGCTCGGAAAGAGGAGGCCCAATCCCCTTCACGGACGCTCTGGGAGGAGGTTCAGGACGACATCCGACAGGCGGCCCGGGACCAAGCCGAGGAAATCCTCGATTCAGGGTACAACATCTCGAAGACGGACACGGCCATCGCCGCCTACGGCCCGACGCTCCAGAAGTACGCCGAGGAGTATCCCGTTGTGAACAAGAAGGGCGAGGAGATCCGGCCCCGGGAGGCGCTGAGTCAGGCCCGAGAGGCGGTCACTGGCGTCCTCGCAGAGCGGTTCCTCAAGACGGACGGTATTGAACAGATTGACTCGCTTTCGCGCTGGTACATCCTCTCCTGGCTTATATACGAGAACGACACAATCCCCTACGATGAGGCGCGACAGTTGGGCGTGGCTGCCAACGTCGATATTGACAACATCAAGCGTTCAACAAAAATCTGGGGTAAGAGCGGCAAAGACATCCAGCTAAAGGACCACACTGATCGTGTCCAAGATATCGTCATGCTGAAGAGCGACAGCGCAGATAACCCGTCCTCTCGGAAGTACCCGGTAAACCCGACTGACACACGGTTTACTTACAACATTGATGCTGTCCACTCAGCCATCCACGTCTACGAGCGGGAGGGAGCGCGCGCAGCTTGGCAGTGGCTCTCGGATCGAAACCTCAAGTCCAATCGGGAGTTTGAGGTGACAGTTACCGCGCTACTGGAAGTACTCCCCGCTGAATCTGATATGCGTGAAACTCTTGTTAATCTCGTCTCTGGTGAGACCGGCGATTACCTTGACATCAACCTCAGTCATATCGATATGACGAAAGAGGGGCAGACCGAGCTCAGCGATCACCAATAA
- a CDS encoding ATP-binding protein yields MSDTTPTTTEDHSLPSIFDSCDPRQDVLTGELAEDQFAASLADVAHSTDAPDVYADPRLFFEKTYPTSGLQELLTRLATRFVGAHNDDYTGTNGILRLDTSFGGGKTHNQIAAYHLAESPTAVPDLSNFITDQDIADEYTDAAALGLDVNSAVFVGTHVDAEDARSNYDDPDAPATNTMWGEMAYQLFGREGYEFLRENDENRTPPGTTKLERLFERNDNPSLILLDEIAAYLEQAAAVEIGDSTLAKQTNTFLMSLLSATQNNDNVTVVLSIADTAFADQAEDVRGLVSETISEFNSISDRVEGSITPTEDNEIAAVLRHRLFESVDGTGRDATVDTYASFYTGDRDSFPDSTTSPEHRERLEDSYPIHPTVIDTLTEELDSLPSFQRTRGALKLLSRAVYRLWQHQNDNQERHFVRLFDLHPSDGDVRSTLLRLFGSVDMDFEAAIKADIFSEDGTANGEEEDRNWVTNGHPPLGTQLTTTILWKSIVKGADGRGTTRRPLRHAIANPEVELAHYDDALNNLLGEGRLSACFYLHGDNGEKIQFKSEPNLTKLVDSVVEHLQDGLARRHLEEALDEALGQGSLNVIVGPEEPHEIPDTADEAHLCVMDFDTVTITDYETVPETITTLFKNTASSSGGQKTPRVYKNNVVFLAASANDVTDAKRTAERVAAIKHIQNNLGDQYELNTEQQDKLGERLDSAKGTLDQDIKKAYTHLYFPTGNGLAHRNVTTDSTIHQSVIEKLDEAGAIIPEGEDAYGVDWFEATIWNVGANSMTTRALEEQFGKRQDAEILLSPIPLRKTIARLVRDDGYAYWDGDQQTGHYKSGTELSTDDHELEDAINLHTDLRYQDVKLSQSHTLYTSLDELIDDVGSEIEWEEPDDEETEDETTDGDDDETIGGGDGGSSGGGGDEPEPFSKLIEVRTSEPAHVSRALQEMRADIADELTSAREEYDGHPDELTPIVEGVWIRIDGADAWKGAWFTANKLSNDEDFAEDTIMNFDYEANDGAASKSEFEVDFDGRPDVFASHLRFSMEPEDLAAPDGGRTAEAEFAIEFNDANDRLYGDTFDALDELLAVDNAFTVTMHAQIRVVESSEVAQS; encoded by the coding sequence ATGAGTGACACTACCCCCACCACGACAGAGGATCATAGCCTTCCCAGTATTTTCGACAGCTGTGACCCGCGGCAGGACGTCCTCACTGGCGAACTCGCTGAGGACCAATTCGCAGCTAGCCTTGCCGACGTCGCCCATAGCACCGACGCTCCTGACGTCTACGCTGACCCACGCCTCTTCTTCGAGAAAACCTATCCCACCAGCGGTCTGCAGGAACTACTCACGCGTCTCGCGACTCGTTTCGTTGGGGCACACAATGATGACTACACAGGTACCAACGGTATCCTTCGTCTGGACACCAGCTTCGGTGGCGGAAAAACACACAATCAGATAGCTGCATACCATCTCGCAGAATCGCCCACTGCTGTCCCAGATCTGTCCAACTTCATCACTGACCAGGATATCGCAGATGAATACACTGACGCTGCCGCACTCGGTCTCGATGTCAATTCTGCTGTCTTCGTTGGGACCCATGTTGATGCTGAAGACGCTCGCTCGAACTACGATGATCCCGACGCCCCCGCAACGAACACGATGTGGGGCGAGATGGCGTACCAACTCTTCGGGCGTGAGGGCTACGAGTTCCTGCGTGAGAACGACGAAAATCGCACTCCACCAGGAACCACCAAGCTTGAACGGCTCTTCGAGCGCAACGACAATCCCTCGCTCATTCTCCTCGACGAGATCGCAGCCTATCTCGAACAGGCTGCTGCCGTGGAGATTGGCGACTCCACGCTCGCAAAACAAACGAATACCTTCCTGATGTCGCTGCTGTCCGCGACACAGAACAATGACAACGTCACTGTTGTCCTCAGTATTGCGGATACGGCCTTTGCCGACCAAGCTGAGGACGTTCGCGGTCTCGTCTCCGAGACGATTTCGGAGTTCAACAGCATCAGCGACCGCGTCGAAGGGTCCATCACTCCGACCGAAGACAACGAAATCGCTGCAGTCCTTCGACACCGCTTGTTCGAGAGCGTCGACGGAACCGGTCGCGATGCGACTGTAGACACCTACGCTTCCTTCTATACTGGGGATCGCGACTCCTTCCCCGACAGCACAACGAGTCCAGAGCATCGAGAACGGCTCGAAGATAGCTATCCGATTCATCCAACGGTAATCGATACGCTCACAGAGGAACTCGACTCACTTCCGTCGTTTCAGCGAACTCGGGGTGCGCTTAAGCTCCTCTCTCGCGCGGTATACCGACTCTGGCAGCACCAGAACGACAACCAGGAACGCCACTTCGTTCGCTTGTTCGATCTGCACCCCTCCGATGGTGACGTCCGCTCAACGCTCCTTCGACTGTTCGGCTCGGTTGATATGGACTTCGAGGCCGCAATCAAAGCGGACATCTTCTCCGAAGACGGGACTGCGAACGGGGAGGAAGAAGACCGGAACTGGGTCACAAATGGACATCCACCACTTGGCACACAGCTCACGACGACGATTCTCTGGAAGAGCATCGTCAAGGGTGCCGATGGTAGGGGTACCACACGCCGCCCACTTCGACATGCTATCGCTAATCCCGAAGTTGAGTTGGCCCACTACGATGATGCACTGAATAACCTCCTCGGCGAAGGTCGGCTGTCTGCGTGTTTCTACCTGCATGGAGACAACGGGGAGAAAATCCAGTTCAAATCGGAACCGAACCTGACGAAACTCGTCGACTCCGTCGTTGAACATCTGCAAGATGGGCTTGCCCGCCGGCACCTCGAAGAGGCCCTTGATGAGGCGCTCGGTCAGGGCAGTCTCAATGTGATCGTCGGACCTGAAGAGCCACACGAGATTCCGGATACAGCTGATGAGGCTCATCTGTGCGTGATGGACTTCGATACGGTCACGATTACTGACTATGAGACTGTTCCGGAGACCATCACCACCCTGTTCAAGAACACGGCATCGTCGAGTGGTGGACAGAAGACCCCGCGAGTGTACAAGAACAACGTCGTCTTCCTCGCGGCCAGTGCGAACGACGTCACCGATGCAAAGCGGACCGCAGAACGTGTCGCCGCTATCAAACACATCCAGAACAATCTCGGCGACCAGTACGAACTCAACACCGAACAGCAGGACAAACTCGGTGAACGTCTCGATAGTGCGAAGGGCACGCTTGATCAGGACATCAAGAAGGCGTACACACATCTCTACTTCCCGACTGGGAACGGGCTTGCCCATCGGAACGTCACGACCGATAGCACCATCCATCAGAGTGTTATCGAGAAACTCGACGAGGCCGGCGCAATCATCCCCGAAGGTGAGGACGCCTACGGTGTCGATTGGTTCGAGGCGACGATCTGGAACGTCGGTGCGAACTCGATGACGACACGGGCCCTGGAAGAACAGTTCGGGAAGCGCCAGGATGCGGAGATTCTCTTGTCGCCGATTCCCCTGCGGAAGACGATTGCTCGTCTTGTCCGTGACGACGGGTACGCGTACTGGGATGGGGACCAGCAGACTGGACACTACAAATCCGGCACAGAACTCTCCACAGACGACCACGAGCTTGAGGACGCGATAAATCTCCATACCGATCTCCGCTACCAGGACGTCAAGCTCTCACAATCACACACGCTGTACACCTCTCTTGACGAGTTGATCGACGACGTTGGGAGTGAAATCGAGTGGGAGGAACCCGATGATGAAGAAACGGAGGACGAGACAACCGATGGCGATGATGACGAGACCATCGGCGGTGGCGATGGTGGTTCGAGTGGTGGCGGTGGTGACGAACCTGAACCGTTCAGTAAACTCATCGAGGTTCGCACCTCCGAACCGGCACACGTCTCCCGTGCACTGCAGGAGATGCGGGCCGATATCGCCGATGAGCTCACCAGCGCTCGCGAGGAATACGATGGGCATCCTGACGAACTGACACCGATTGTGGAAGGCGTGTGGATCCGCATCGACGGCGCTGATGCGTGGAAAGGTGCCTGGTTCACTGCGAATAAACTCAGCAATGATGAGGATTTTGCGGAGGACACCATCATGAACTTCGACTACGAGGCCAACGACGGGGCTGCCTCGAAATCGGAGTTCGAAGTTGACTTCGATGGCCGCCCGGACGTCTTCGCGAGTCATCTCCGGTTCAGTATGGAGCCGGAGGATCTCGCAGCCCCTGACGGCGGTCGTACCGCAGAGGCCGAGTTCGCCATCGAGTTCAACGATGCCAATGACCGTCTCTACGGTGATACGTTCGATGCGCTTGACGAACTCCTCGCGGTCGACAATGCGTTCACCGTTACAATGCACGCACAGATTCGCGTTGTCGAGTCCAGTGAGGTGGCGCAATCATGA
- a CDS encoding HNH endonuclease, protein MSGENSGATSHTVETSLVEQLQVRNQTLFITMPNHNGQDRGDRFEQIALAVRNRDAGRCQRCEQPEGDERLSVHHLVPDTKVPEGLDAHLPVNLVTLCRSCHAEMEAKTIEGQLRKLQIETQADLLLTEQERERLNERLDDIGPEILNTKTVSAHESKEFLDHDFDLGGAQVDLTEFQ, encoded by the coding sequence ATGAGTGGTGAAAATAGTGGTGCTACATCCCATACCGTAGAAACCTCCCTCGTGGAACAACTTCAAGTCCGTAACCAGACACTGTTTATTACAATGCCAAATCACAACGGCCAAGATAGAGGAGATCGTTTTGAGCAAATCGCCTTAGCAGTCCGGAATCGGGATGCTGGCCGCTGCCAGCGATGCGAGCAACCAGAAGGAGATGAACGGTTGAGTGTGCACCACCTTGTGCCAGACACAAAAGTTCCCGAAGGGCTTGATGCACATCTGCCGGTAAATCTTGTCACACTCTGTCGGTCGTGTCATGCTGAGATGGAAGCAAAGACAATCGAGGGGCAACTCAGAAAACTTCAGATTGAGACGCAAGCGGACCTGCTGCTTACCGAACAAGAACGAGAACGGCTCAACGAACGGTTAGACGATATCGGCCCCGAAATTCTGAACACAAAGACAGTCTCAGCCCATGAGTCGAAAGAGTTCTTGGACCATGATTTTGACCTTGGTGGAGCGCAGGTCGATTTGACTGAGTTTCAATAA